A stretch of the Lolium perenne isolate Kyuss_39 chromosome 3, Kyuss_2.0, whole genome shotgun sequence genome encodes the following:
- the LOC127345641 gene encoding uncharacterized protein, with translation MPPSSSYLAMSSFSYQKLKKLPPPPPSPHHELADQAGAHYAVAASLDHYYRHAAAAIVARRTSWRRRRASSSSFSSGRRRPARRLRISSLARALRRKAAAVGGRVRAKVAKVVGRLREGGPLVGDLFAGNYMFLQVTPSAPMDRGSFLPYYLAVKGKGAVAGAATVQGLVRA, from the coding sequence ATGCCGCCCTCGTCGTCCTACCTCGCCATGAGCAGCTTCTCCTACCAAAAGCTCAAGAAGCTCCCTCCCCCACCACCATCGCCACACCACGAGCTCGCCGACCAAGCAGGCGCGCACTACGCCGTCGCCGCGTCGCTGGACCACTACTACCGCCACGCGGCCGCCGCGATCGTCGCCAGAAGAACGTCGTGGCGGCGTCGTCGCGCGTCATCCTCGTCCTTCTCCAGCGGGCGCAGGCGTCCGGCGCGCCGGCTGAGGATCTCGAGCCTGGCGAGGGCGCTGCGGcggaaggcggcggcggtgggcggcCGGGTGCGGGCCAAGGTGGCCAAGGTGGTGGGCAGGCTCCGGGAGGGCGGACCATTGGTCGGGGACCTCTTCGCCGGCAACTACATGTTCCTGCAGGTCACCCCGTCCGCGCCCATGGACCGGGGGTCATTCCTGCCCTACTACCTCGCCGTCAAGGGCAAGGGCGCCGTCGCCGGCGCTGCTACCGTGCAAGGCTTGGTCCGTGCCTAG
- the LOC127345640 gene encoding RNA-binding protein BRN1 yields MAENGEKPAPAAEGGGEEQEAVESVKLFVGQVPKHMTEPELAAMFQQVALVDEVTVIKDKATKASRGCCFLICPSRDEADKAVNEFHNKHTLPGASSPLQVKYADGELERLEHKLFIGMLPKNVSDTELTDLFSKYGNIKDLQILRGSQQTSKAGCAFLKYETKEQAMAAIEAVNGKHKIEGSSVPLVVKWADTEKERQARKAQKAQLQPPNMPNGGPMPHSSAFGALPMGYMPQYNGFGYQPPGTYGLMQYPLSPMQNQTPFQNQVNSIRGVNPELSPNSVPRSFNGMQLGSPYPAVPGMPYTGSYPGALMSNRPFGNSHNLLKVPSANVNAIPYSPGSNGGNHTQTEGPPGANLFIYHIPQEFGDQELSEAFQRFGRVLSAKVFVDKATGASKCFGFVSYDSPVSAQSAIAMMNGFQLGGKKLKVQLKRDNSRHSKPF; encoded by the exons ATGGCGGAGAACGGCGAGaagccggcgccggcggcggagGGAGGTGGAGAGGAGCAGGAGGCGGTGGAGAGCGTGAAGCTGTTCGTGGGGCAGGTGCCCAAGCACATGACGGAGCCGGAGCTGGCCGCCATGTTCCAGCAGGTCGCCCTCGTCGACGAGGTCACCGTcatcaaggacaaggccaccaaggCCTCCCGAG GGTGCTGTTTCCTGATATGTCCCTCAAGGGATGAAGCTGACAAGGCGGTAAATGAATTCCACAATAAGCACACGCTCCCGGGG GCGTCAAGTCCTTTGCAAGTCAAATATGCTGATGGAGAGTTGGAGAGGCTGG AGCACAAGCTTTTCATTGGAATGCTTCCAAAAAATGTATCAGATACTGAATTGACTGATTTGTTTTCTAAATATGGAAATATTAAGGACTTACAAATTTTGAGAGGCTCACAACAAACAAGTAAAG CTGGCTGCGCCTTCCTTAAATATGAAACAAAGGAGCAAGCAATGGCAGCTATTGAGGCTGTAAATGGGAAGCACAAAATAGAG GGTTCTAGTGTGCCGTTGGTTGTCAAATGGGCTGATACAGAAAAAGAAAGGCAAGCCAGGAAAGCACAGAAAGCTCAACTGCAACCACCTAATATGCCGAATGGAGGTCCAATGCCACATTCTTCAGCATTTGGAGCTTTGCCGATGGGATATATGCCTCAGTATAATGGATTTGGTTATCAG CCTCCTGGGACATACGGACTTATGCAGTACCCTTTATCTCCTatgcaaaatcaaaccccctttcAGAATCAAGTAAACTCTATACGAGGCGTCAATCCTGAACTGTCCCCCAATTCAGTTCCTAGATCATTTAATGGAATGCAGTTAGGCAGCCCTTATCCAGCTGTGCCTGGTATGCCGTATACTGGATCCTATCCTGGTGCTCTCATGAGCAATCGTCCTTTTGGGAATTCTCACAATTTGCTTAAAGTTCCAAGTGCAAACGTGAATGCTATTCCGTATAGTCCAGGTAGCAATGGCGGTAACCATACACAAACAGAAG GTCCTCCTGGAGCCAATCTATTTATCTACCACATCCCACAAGAATTTGGGGACCAAGAACTTTCCGAGGCCTTCCAGAGGTTCGGTAGAGTACTAAGCGCCAAGGTGTTTGTAGACAAAGCCACCGGTGCCAGTAAATGTTTTG GTTTCGTAAGCTACGACTCTCCTGTCTCCGCGCAGTCAGCCATTGCTATGATGAATGGTTTCCAGCTAGGCGGCAAAAAACTGAAAGTACAACTCAAGAGAGACAACAGCAGGCACAGTAAACCTTTCTGA
- the LOC127345639 gene encoding uncharacterized protein produces the protein MGKHAGDQRQRPPDGSGQAAGAGAQRSGRCGCGGAVRLQCVAALVLGAAVLLSALFWLPPFAGRGRGARDEAPDPGLVFQDDIVASFRLQKTVPELVGNTSKLELDIYAEIGIPNSIVVVNLLHPLAGSNWTNVVFSIVPYPKNLTISSTYLSIVRSSFMSLVVRQSTLHLTESLFGNSSSFEVLKFPGGITVIPAQNVFLPQAHRASFNFTLNFPIYKVQDRTDELKDQMKTGLLLDANENLFIKLGNLQGSTILPPTIVETYIVRIVGNQQPSVPRMKQLAQKITNSSSGNLGLNHTVFGKVKQIRLSSYLRHSLHSRGSSDAPSPSPMQHHGHHGHHHHHHGHEDNRHLAPAAPPINLPVHTPRHVAPPPSGCPYGKKAKNKVPVTPAAEPVANGHRSTYPAALPPSVHHHPHDPSMHSRSPVPTPPALPEPPLPAVSFGDAHPPSERATTGPSAGMSNVAPAPQTSNSSRRRSCHWVLVALISCTLLRSLL, from the exons ATGGGGAAGCACGCAGGGGACCAGCGCCAGCGCCCGCCCGACGGCTCCGGCCAAGCCGCCGGGGCCGGCGCCCAACGTAGCGGCCGCTGCGGCTGCGGCGGCGCCGTGCGGCTGCAATGCGTGGCGGCGCTCGTGCTCGGCGCGGCCGTGCTGCTCTCCGCGCTCTTCTGGCTGCCGCCCTTCGCGGGCCGCGGGAGGGGGGCGCGCGACGAGGCGCCAGATCCGGGCCTCGTGTTCCAAG ATGATATAGTGGCGAGTTTTAGGCTGCAGAAGACGGTCCCTGAGCTCGTAGGAAACACATCTAAGCTCGAACTGGACATCTATGCGGAAATTGGCATTCCCAACTCCATC GTGGTTGTAAATCTACTGCATCCGCTAGCTGGGTCAAACTGGACAAATGTCGTCTTCAGCATCGTGCCTTATCCAAAGAACTTGACTATATCATCGACATATTTGAGCATTGTTAGGTCCTCCTTTATGTCATTGGTTGTGCGGCAGTCAACGCTCCACTTGACTGAGTCCCTCTTTGGCAATTCATCGTCCTTTGAAGTGCTTAAATTCCCTGGAGGAATAACAGTAATTCCTGCGCAAAATGTGTTTCTTCCTCAAGCACACCGTGCAAGCTTTAATTTCACTCTGAATTTCCCAATCTACAAAGTGCAAGACAGAACTGATGAGTTAAAGGATCAAATGAAGACAGGACTGCTGCTCGATGCTAACGAG AATCTGTTCATCAAATTGGGAAATTTGCAAGGTTCAACAATTCTTCCTCCAACTATTGTTGAGACCTACATTGTTCGTATTGTTGGGAATCAACAGCCATCTGTACCAAGGATGAAGCAGTTGGCACAAAAAATTACCAACTCATCTTCAGGGAACCTTGGTCTGAACCATACCGTATTTGGCAAAGTAAAGCAGATAAGACTTTCCTCCTATCTTAGACATTCTTTACATAGCAGGGGCAGTTCTGATGCACCTAGTCCATCGCCCATGCAACATCATGGTCATCACggccatcatcaccatcaccatggtCATGAAGACAACAGGCATTTGGCTCCTGCTGCTCCCCCGATTAATCTCCCTGTACATACACCCAGACATGTTGCTCCACCACCATCTGGGTGTCCATATGGCAAAAAGGCCAAGAATAAGGTTCCTGTAACACCAGCTGCTGAGCCTGTGGCCAATGGTCACCGATCTACTTATCCTGCTGCTTTGCCGCCTTCTGTTCATCATCACCCACATGATCCCAGTATGCACAGTAGATCACCTGTTCCGACGCCTCCAGCTCTTCCGGAGCCACCTTTGCCCGCTGTTTCTTTTGGTGATGCACATCCTCCGAGTGAGCGTGCAACAACAGGTCCTTCTGCTGGAATGTCGAATGTGGCCCCTGCGCCTCAAACAT CCAATTCCAGCCGGAGGCGCTCCTGTCATTGGGTCCTGGTAGCCCTTATATCTTGTACCCTGCTGAGGAGCCTACTGTGA